One Rubrobacter naiadicus genomic region harbors:
- a CDS encoding archease — MIRILDHTADVGFEAAAESPEGLFLEAMRGVLLLMFERPPQGGGCLRTVELEGPNLEVLLVRWLSELLYLVQEEGFVPADGSLRLDMEDCSLRARLRGSALDVEEQGWIGEIKSVTFHGLEVVREGGLWRCRVILDV; from the coding sequence ATGATCAGGATTCTCGACCACACGGCGGACGTGGGCTTCGAGGCCGCGGCCGAGAGCCCCGAGGGGTTGTTTCTCGAGGCCATGCGGGGTGTGTTGCTCCTGATGTTCGAGCGGCCTCCACAGGGCGGCGGATGCCTGCGTACCGTCGAGCTGGAGGGGCCGAACCTCGAGGTGCTGCTCGTGCGGTGGCTGAGCGAGCTGTTGTACCTGGTCCAGGAGGAGGGTTTCGTCCCCGCCGACGGTTCCCTCCGGCTCGACATGGAGGATTGCTCTCTCCGGGCCCGGCTTCGCGGGAGCGCGCTGGACGTCGAGGAGCAGGGCTGGATCGGTGAGATCAAGAGCGTCACCTTCCACGGGCTCGAGGTCGTAAGGGAGGGGGGCCTCTGGAGGTGCCGGGTGATACTCGACGTTTGA
- a CDS encoding RtcB family protein, whose translation MRVDAIFYASERILSDLAAEDYASLKQLENVATLPGIVGPALAMPDVHWGYGFPIGGVAAFEAGGEGVVSPGGVGFDINCGVRLLVSDLEREDLVPRARELADALFAAVPSGVGRGRRDLGLGRRELSAILHEGPRALVDRGYTDPADLENVESRGMLPGADPEAVSERAYKRGASQLGTLGSGNHFLEVQYVDEVYDREAAPAFGLQEGRVTVLIHSGSRGLGHQVCQDYVERFLDVAPKYGIELVDRQLAAAPIDSPEGRSYLGAMAAAANFAFANRQLITHHVRRAFERTGFGGSLRVLYDLAHNNAKFEEHGGRRVLVHRKGATRAFGPGNPELPERYRSYGQPVLVPGDMGRYSFVLAGTEGAMRETFGSSAHGAGRRMSRRRAKKAARGRDLIGELGRRGILVRAAGRATVDEEMSEAYKDAAEVVEVTDAAGIGKKVARLRPMIVVKG comes from the coding sequence ATGCGGGTCGACGCCATCTTCTACGCTTCGGAGAGGATCCTCTCGGATCTCGCCGCCGAAGACTACGCCTCCCTGAAGCAGCTCGAGAACGTGGCCACGCTCCCGGGGATCGTCGGGCCGGCGCTGGCGATGCCGGACGTCCACTGGGGGTACGGCTTCCCCATCGGTGGGGTCGCGGCCTTCGAAGCGGGGGGAGAGGGCGTGGTGAGCCCCGGCGGGGTCGGCTTCGACATCAACTGCGGGGTGAGGCTCCTGGTCTCGGACCTCGAGCGCGAGGATCTCGTGCCCCGGGCCCGCGAGCTGGCGGACGCCCTCTTTGCGGCCGTGCCCTCCGGCGTGGGGAGGGGCAGGAGAGACCTGGGGCTCGGCCGCAGGGAGCTCTCCGCCATCCTGCACGAGGGGCCGCGGGCTCTGGTGGACCGCGGCTACACGGATCCGGCCGACCTCGAGAACGTCGAGTCCCGGGGCATGCTGCCGGGGGCGGATCCGGAGGCGGTCTCGGAGCGGGCCTACAAACGCGGGGCTTCCCAGCTCGGGACGCTGGGCTCGGGGAACCACTTCCTCGAGGTACAGTACGTCGACGAGGTCTACGACCGGGAGGCGGCCCCGGCGTTCGGCCTGCAGGAGGGGAGGGTGACGGTCCTCATCCACTCCGGGTCGCGCGGGCTCGGACACCAGGTCTGCCAGGACTACGTGGAGCGCTTCCTCGATGTGGCCCCGAAGTACGGCATCGAGCTGGTCGACAGGCAGCTCGCGGCGGCGCCCATAGACAGCCCGGAGGGACGCTCCTACCTGGGGGCCATGGCGGCCGCGGCCAACTTCGCCTTCGCGAACCGCCAGCTCATAACCCACCACGTGCGCCGGGCTTTCGAGAGGACCGGCTTCGGCGGGTCCCTGCGCGTCCTCTACGACCTGGCGCACAACAACGCGAAGTTCGAGGAGCACGGGGGAAGGAGGGTTCTGGTGCACCGCAAGGGCGCGACCCGGGCTTTCGGCCCGGGAAACCCCGAGCTCCCGGAACGCTACCGCTCCTATGGGCAGCCCGTTCTCGTGCCCGGCGACATGGGGCGCTACTCTTTCGTGCTCGCCGGGACCGAGGGTGCGATGCGCGAGACCTTCGGGTCGAGCGCGCACGGGGCCGGGCGCAGGATGAGCCGCCGCCGGGCCAAAAAGGCGGCGCGGGGCCGTGATCTCATAGGGGAGCTGGGGAGGCGCGGCATCCTGGTGCGCGCGGCGGGACGCGCCACCGTCGACGAGGAGATGTCCGAGGCCTACAAGGACGCGGCCGAGGTGGTGGAGGTCACCGACGCGGCGGGTATCGGGAAGAAGGTGGCCCGCCTGAGGCCCATGATCGTGGTGAAGGGATGA
- a CDS encoding aldose epimerase family protein: MEGGVRSGSAGFSRKDFLKAGGFGLAGAAFLAAGTPAEAARKVSATPRHGGGHHHGGSLGASRELWGSAHGEDVYLYTLTSGRRMTVRISNYGGVVQSIWVPDRAGRVENVALGFPKLEDYVNDFENQPWPAEGGSGDTYFGAIIGQYANRIANGEFTLDGKTYHLPQNNGSNTLHGGPDSWNTKVWDASTGSGKDYVELALSHTFPPDFNGFPGQIRATVTYRLTRENALYIHYEAKNISETDTVINLTNHTYFNLAGEGSGDVYDQLLRINADRYTPIDESLIPTGELAPVAGTPFDFRRMKPIGRDIRDGDPQITIAHGFDHNFVLNGSGVRLIAVAEDPRSGRVLLTYTDQPGVQFYTGNFLVGDLVGTGGRTYRQTDGFTLETQHFPDSPNQPGFPSTVLRAGDTFTSTTVYRFETAGRGLSHHR, encoded by the coding sequence ATGGAGGGCGGTGTCAGGTCCGGATCGGCTGGTTTCAGCCGGAAAGATTTCCTGAAGGCCGGAGGTTTCGGGCTCGCCGGTGCGGCGTTTCTCGCGGCCGGGACCCCGGCGGAGGCTGCGCGTAAGGTATCGGCTACGCCCCGGCACGGGGGCGGGCACCATCACGGGGGGAGCCTCGGCGCAAGTCGGGAGCTCTGGGGGAGCGCGCACGGCGAGGACGTCTATCTGTACACGCTCACCAGCGGTCGGCGGATGACGGTCAGGATCTCGAACTACGGCGGGGTGGTACAGTCCATCTGGGTGCCGGACCGGGCGGGGAGGGTCGAGAACGTGGCTTTGGGCTTTCCGAAGCTCGAGGACTACGTCAACGACTTCGAGAACCAGCCCTGGCCGGCCGAGGGAGGTTCGGGGGACACGTACTTCGGGGCGATCATCGGTCAGTATGCCAACAGGATCGCCAACGGCGAGTTCACGCTCGACGGCAAGACCTACCACCTGCCGCAGAACAACGGCTCCAACACGCTGCACGGCGGGCCCGACTCCTGGAACACCAAGGTGTGGGACGCAAGCACCGGGAGCGGGAAGGATTACGTGGAGCTGGCCCTGAGCCACACCTTCCCGCCCGACTTCAACGGGTTTCCCGGTCAGATCCGGGCGACGGTGACCTACAGGCTCACCCGGGAGAACGCGCTCTACATCCACTACGAGGCGAAGAACATCTCGGAGACCGACACGGTCATAAACCTGACCAACCACACCTACTTCAACCTGGCCGGGGAAGGCTCAGGGGACGTCTACGACCAGCTGCTCAGGATCAACGCCGACCGCTACACGCCGATAGACGAGAGCCTGATCCCAACCGGAGAGCTCGCTCCCGTCGCCGGCACACCGTTCGACTTCCGCAGGATGAAGCCCATCGGGCGCGACATCCGCGACGGTGACCCCCAGATAACCATAGCCCACGGCTTCGACCACAACTTCGTGCTAAACGGCTCGGGCGTGCGGTTGATCGCGGTCGCCGAAGATCCGCGCAGCGGGAGGGTCCTCCTCACCTACACCGACCAGCCCGGCGTGCAGTTCTACACGGGGAACTTCCTCGTCGGGGATCTGGTGGGCACCGGCGGCAGGACCTACCGGCAGACCGACGGGTTCACGCTCGAGACCCAGCACTTCCCCGACTCACCGAACCAACCGGGCTTCCCCTCGACGGTGCTGCGGGCCGGGGACACCTTCACCTCGACGACCGTCTACAGGTTCGAGACCGCGGGGCGCGGGCTTTCGCACCACCGCTAG